Proteins encoded together in one Anaerococcus murdochii window:
- a CDS encoding CPBP family intramembrane glutamic endopeptidase: protein MSLAINKLISSLIQIVLFSLIPFAYWYFKVRKNQKFTEWIGLKRIKRVDKTLILSIFIVTIIYLIIGIILLNSLSGVNNATSEFAGLRFKAILPIIIYAALNTALPEEILFRGFALKRLVSKIGFNNGNLIQSILFGLVHGVMFFPIVGVLKSLLIIFVTGCIAYAMGYINEKLSEGSIIPSFIIHTVSNLVAGLYVAFFL from the coding sequence ATGAGTTTAGCAATTAACAAACTTATTAGTAGTTTAATTCAAATCGTTTTATTTTCACTTATACCATTTGCTTATTGGTATTTTAAAGTTAGAAAAAATCAGAAATTTACAGAATGGATAGGGCTTAAAAGAATTAAAAGGGTAGACAAGACTTTGATATTATCAATATTTATAGTAACCATTATCTATCTAATAATAGGCATAATTCTTCTAAATAGTCTAAGTGGAGTTAATAATGCAACTAGCGAGTTTGCGGGACTTAGATTCAAGGCTATTTTGCCTATTATAATTTATGCAGCCCTTAACACTGCTTTACCTGAGGAGATTTTGTTTAGGGGATTTGCACTTAAAAGGCTAGTTAGTAAAATAGGATTTAATAATGGAAATCTTATACAATCAATATTGTTTGGACTGGTTCACGGAGTGATGTTTTTTCCTATTGTAGGTGTATTAAAATCTCTTTTAATTATTTTTGTTACAGGGTGTATAGCCTATGCTATGGGATATATCAACGAGAAGTTATCAGAGGGATCAATTATTCCAAGTTTTATCATACATACAGTGTCTAATTTAGTAGCTGGTTTATATGTTGCATTTTTTCTTTAA
- a CDS encoding recombinase family protein: protein MSKEKIKVYLYTRVSTSIQIEGDSLEAQKSRMKVFAIYNDYEIVGEYEDAGKSGKSIEGRKQFNRMMEDIKSGKDGVSFVLVFKLSRFARNAADVLSTLQIMQDYGVNLICVEDGIDSSKDAGKLMISVLSAVAEIERENIRIQTMEGRIQKAREGKWNGGFAPYGYKLEDGKLFINEEEAVAIRTIFDQYVNTTIGANGLSKYLENHGIRKIPRQNGKNPLFDAGLIRKILKNPVYNGKIAFGRRTLEKVHGTRNEYKQVEQDEYLISEGIHEAIVSDEVWQAAQVKLKSQAKKYEHVNKGKDTRTHLLSGIVKCPICGVGMFGNKCTKKKKDGTKYKDFYYYGCKHRNMIRGHKCTFSKQIREELLDDAIAEVIVKIVSNPKFASMMQEKINMKVDTSEIEKEIDNYQKELRKSHSTKFKLIEEIDNLDVEDKHYKRRKQDLDDRLYRMYDKIDELESSLIDAKAKKQTIEAEKLTGDNIYKVLIYFDKIYKVMNDVERRQLITALISEIQVYEEKQPNGQWLKSITFKLPIIDDDLNISLDNNEQVECVALLSRKKDKKL from the coding sequence ATGTCAAAAGAAAAAATAAAAGTATACCTCTATACACGAGTATCTACGTCAATACAGATAGAGGGGGATTCGTTAGAGGCACAAAAATCACGAATGAAAGTTTTTGCTATTTACAACGATTATGAAATTGTTGGAGAGTATGAAGATGCCGGAAAGTCTGGCAAGTCTATTGAAGGTAGAAAACAGTTCAATCGAATGATGGAAGATATAAAATCTGGAAAAGATGGAGTATCTTTTGTTCTTGTGTTTAAGTTATCAAGATTTGCAAGAAATGCCGCTGATGTTCTTTCTACACTTCAGATAATGCAGGATTATGGAGTTAATCTTATCTGCGTTGAAGATGGCATTGATTCATCTAAAGATGCTGGGAAACTAATGATTTCTGTTTTATCAGCTGTGGCTGAAATAGAAAGAGAAAACATCCGTATTCAAACAATGGAAGGTCGCATTCAAAAAGCAAGGGAAGGAAAATGGAATGGTGGCTTTGCTCCGTATGGATATAAACTTGAAGATGGCAAGCTGTTTATAAATGAAGAAGAGGCAGTTGCAATAAGAACGATCTTCGACCAGTATGTAAATACTACGATAGGAGCTAATGGGCTATCTAAATACTTAGAGAATCATGGAATTAGAAAAATTCCAAGACAGAATGGAAAGAATCCTTTGTTTGATGCAGGTCTTATAAGAAAGATATTAAAGAATCCTGTATATAATGGGAAAATAGCATTTGGAAGAAGAACTTTAGAAAAAGTTCATGGTACAAGAAATGAATATAAGCAGGTTGAACAAGATGAGTATCTAATATCTGAAGGGATACATGAAGCTATAGTTTCCGATGAAGTTTGGCAAGCTGCTCAGGTTAAGCTAAAATCTCAAGCAAAGAAATATGAGCATGTGAATAAAGGAAAAGATACACGCACACACTTGCTTTCTGGAATTGTAAAATGCCCGATATGTGGAGTGGGAATGTTTGGAAACAAGTGTACCAAGAAAAAGAAAGATGGCACAAAATATAAAGATTTTTATTACTATGGTTGTAAACATAGGAATATGATAAGAGGTCATAAGTGTACATTCAGTAAGCAAATTAGAGAAGAATTGTTAGATGATGCTATTGCAGAGGTGATTGTCAAGATAGTAAGTAATCCGAAATTTGCTTCTATGATGCAAGAAAAAATCAACATGAAGGTGGATACCTCTGAAATAGAAAAAGAAATAGATAATTACCAAAAGGAATTGAGGAAGAGTCATTCTACAAAGTTTAAGCTAATTGAGGAAATAGATAATTTAGATGTTGAAGATAAGCATTATAAGAGAAGGAAACAGGATTTAGATGATAGACTATATCGTATGTATGACAAAATAGATGAATTAGAATCATCACTAATTGATGCGAAAGCAAAGAAACAGACTATTGAAGCTGAAAAACTCACAGGAGATAACATATATAAGGTTCTGATCTATTTTGATAAAATCTATAAAGTTATGAATGATGTAGAGCGTAGGCAGTTAATTACAGCTTTGATTTCTGAAATTCAAGTTTATGAAGAAAAACAACCTAACGGACAATGGTTAAAATCAATTACTTTCAAGCTCCCAATTATAGACGATGATTTGAATATAAGTTTGGACAATAATGAACAAGTTGAGTGTGTAGCATTGTTGTCAAGAAAAAAAGATAAAAAATTATAA
- a CDS encoding helix-turn-helix domain-containing protein translates to MKENRLKSWGFEEFPTEDPRIINYIGLESPENKMTSYEIFPGVFVLYISLKKKYNAHNSSTEGNRGYRIGYCYEGNHFTYINNSKVLITTNEIFVGRSIPNSKFSSTTSHRTTAFNIVIADKILDKNSPYFPYIGEFIYKFKNVKDMGCAIKNEDLVKLANELIQALKERDMLFIKLKSLELIYRIGKVGINPSKTNYFTPGGDKLMEEVEKYMKENLDKNLNLDHLAKKFKISKSTLNTKFTRSFQYTPMKYIQRLKLIYSEDLLINTDKSILEISNDLNFQNPSNFNRAFKDFTGLSPSQYRKQNEPE, encoded by the coding sequence ATGAAAGAGAATAGACTTAAATCTTGGGGGTTCGAAGAATTTCCCACAGAGGATCCTAGAATTATAAATTATATAGGCTTAGAAAGCCCTGAAAATAAGATGACCTCTTACGAAATATTTCCGGGGGTCTTTGTACTCTACATCAGTCTAAAGAAGAAATACAACGCCCATAACTCTTCTACGGAGGGAAATAGAGGCTATAGGATAGGATACTGCTATGAAGGCAATCATTTCACTTACATAAACAATAGCAAAGTTCTCATAACTACAAATGAAATATTCGTAGGAAGATCAATACCAAATTCAAAATTTTCTTCCACAACAAGTCATCGAACCACGGCATTTAACATAGTAATAGCAGATAAAATCTTGGATAAAAATTCCCCCTACTTTCCATACATTGGAGAATTTATATATAAATTTAAAAATGTAAAAGACATGGGATGTGCCATTAAAAACGAAGATTTGGTAAAACTTGCAAATGAATTAATTCAAGCACTTAAAGAAAGGGATATGCTATTTATAAAATTAAAATCCTTGGAACTCATATATAGAATAGGAAAAGTTGGCATAAATCCAAGTAAGACCAATTATTTCACGCCCGGAGGGGATAAACTAATGGAAGAAGTAGAGAAATATATGAAAGAAAACCTGGATAAAAATCTAAACTTAGATCATCTAGCGAAAAAATTTAAAATATCAAAATCTACTCTAAACACAAAATTCACAAGATCCTTTCAATACACGCCGATGAAGTATATCCAAAGGTTAAAACTAATATATTCAGAAGATTTGCTTATAAACACAGATAAATCCATACTAGAAATAAGCAATGATCTAAACTTTCAGAATCCATCTAACTTCAACAGAGCATTCAAAGATTTCACAGGACTTAGTCCTAGCCAATATAGAAAACAAAACGAACCTGAATAA